The genomic DNA ctcctcccacacacacatgcacactgagAAGGTTATTAGGAGTGGGTTACAACCTGGGGCCTGGAGTCTGAAATCTGAGGCACCCTCTTCCGTCATTTTGTGGCTTAGGTGGGGGCATTGTCCAGGCAGAACTGGTGTCTCCGTCTGGATACTGCAGAAGGAAGGGGGAACCTAGGCACACCCATAAAGGTGGCCATACCCAGAGGAGTTGATTGGCAGCCTGGAAGACAAATTCTCGCGAAAAAGGCACTTTTACCTCAGTAGGGGGCTGGGAGTTGACTGGGAGTGTTGTAGTAGGGGCGGGGAGGAGTTATTTCGATGGAGGTGTTATTTGCAGGTTGCTGAGAGAAATGAAGGGAGTTCACCTACACCGGGCCATCTGCAGGGTCtgcaagaggaaaagagagaacgCATTGGCTGGATCCATatgtccattttgcagataagaataCTGAAGCTTATGGTACTTATTGGCACTAAAGACCTAAGTATCAATAAGAGACAGAGTTGGCATTCATGCCCCTTGGGAGACCCATTTTCTTTTCACCCCCTTAGCAACACCCCCCCCAACACACCCACACACTTACCAGTAGGGGCTGCTGTATGTCTTTGCTGCCGCAAGGGGAAGGTAATGTAGGCATCATAGCCAAAGAGGCATGCAGCGATTAGGCCCAGCacctggggatggggatgggagtgaggtGGGAGTGGATTAGGCTAGTCAGCCTATTTGGCCTCCTTGTATCCACCACCTCCAGTGACTACCCCATGCAGGGATGGTAGCTAAAGCCCCAGGTTGGCAAGCCAGAGAGCCCCAGGGAAAGGCCAGAGACTGGACTCTACCCCACCCTCCCTCTTCCTAGTACCTTTCAACACAGTGCAGCCACACAGTGGCCCCACATATAGGGGACGCCATTCATACTGTACATTGAGACAAAGCTCTAGCAGATGGTATAGTCTAGTGTATCGACAAAGGGgccacctctctgtgcttcccacaAAAGTCTCTGTGTCGGACAAGGGATGGCCCTTTACAGCAAATGATTTGGGGAGGACAACCAGGGCCTGGGTCAGACTTTCCTGCAGGCCCTGAGGACAAGTGTGACCTACTGTGGGTCACACACTTTCTGGCAGAAGCGGAGGCAGAAATGACCCCAGGATCCTCAAACCCCTCTCTCTGTGCTTTGGAGCTGACTCCACAGCCTTTACCCCTGCAACGATTTTGGAGTGGTTTCCTCTCTCAACAAGCACAACAATGGAGGTGATCAGGTAGAGGATGACCGCTACAAGGGTTCGGAAGAAATCCTGTGAGGTGTAGGGAGAAGAGGGAAGTCAGTGTCCAGAATTCCCCCCACAATCCCAACTTCCCGAGCCCCTCCCTAGCCTTGCCATTGTGGCCCCTTTCTCACACTCCAAGGCCAGTTGATGAACTGTATCTTGGTGTGCAGGTCACACATGTAGACGACAAAGAAGATAGCAGCAAAGATCATCTCTATCACCGACAAGAAGGAGTATCCTGATGTCGAGGCACCGAAGCAGATCAGAATCACCAGGCACAATATCTGGAAGGATATGTGAAAGGGGGCCTCAATCAACTCCCAGGGCTGAGGGGACTGGTTTAAATTGGGGGCCTCAAACTCAGATGCATACCAGGACTGGGAAATgacaaataataatagctaaacaCTTATTGTGTGCACACTGTGTTGCAAATGTTGTTCTAAGAGCTGTACAAGTATCAATTCACTCAATCGTCACATCAACCTAATGAGCTGGGTACTATCAttagtatctttattttatagatgagaaaagtgaggcacagagacatgaagtgactTATCCAGGATCACCCAGCTAATAAGGAGTAGATTtaggtgcctcagtttcccctcttttCCCTTCTAGGATGGCCTGCCGGGAGTGGTGCCTTCAGGTGTTTTTTAGTGAGCACTCGCGGCGCCAGCTTCAGGGCTTTGACAGGGCGGGACGTGCGGTTCTCCCAGCAACCCCTTTGGGAAACGGTGAGAGCGATACCAGAGGGGCAGGGCTCCATTAAAGGCGCCGCACCCCTTTTACAAGTGACTCAAAGGAGGCGCCCACTTTGAGAGGGACGGGAAACCAAGGCTCCCAAATAGCTGAGgacctcccaccccaccacagAGAGGCGAGGAAGAACTGGGGGAGGGCTGGTCACCCTACCCCGCGGGACTAGCGCGCGGGGGCCCCACCCCAACAGGTCCCGCCCCTGGGCGCTCTGCCAACCCTCCCGCCAGTGCCCAGGCCGCGCCACGCCCTGCCACGGGATGCACCCCAACACCCAGCCCCTGGGGACCCCTCCGATGAGTCCACCGATAAGTCTATGGGGTCTCTCTCCATGGGGCCCCC from Lagenorhynchus albirostris chromosome X, mLagAlb1.1, whole genome shotgun sequence includes the following:
- the PLP2 gene encoding proteolipid protein 2, giving the protein MADSERLSAPGCWAACTNFSRTRKGILLFAEIILCLVILICFGASTSGYSFLSVIEMIFAAIFFVVYMCDLHTKIQFINWPWSDFFRTLVAVILYLITSIVVLVERGNHSKIVAGVLGLIAACLFGYDAYITFPLRQQRHTAAPTDPADGPV